A single window of Chitinophagales bacterium DNA harbors:
- a CDS encoding PQQ-dependent sugar dehydrogenase, translated as MRFFYLIFTLLFFFSLHSSHLLQAADLPTGFVEVQIATGLDPTSMALAPDGRVFIAEKNGRILIVEDGELLPEPFLVLDLDNSNERGLSGIVFDPNFEENNYLYIYYTVLGENHNRVSRITANGNLALAGSEVVLLELDELLGSVHNGGAMEFGADGTLFIATGEGSQPSNSQNTNTLLGKILRINSDGSIPTDNPFYAELEGKYRAIWALGFRNPFSMAIEHSTNRIFACDVGGFLFEEVNAVEKGGNYGWSILEGFRTNQEVPENYRDPLYAYSHGLGCSVIGAAFYSPSNKTFPEQYHDKFFFGDYCKGYIKVLNPQTGVVEQTFATGVHRPLNFKVTPEGDFYYLERAGLGGGSQEDNTSSWNGALWKISYTGNNAPFISVQPRSVLLPIGEEAIFSVKAAGGQPLSYQWQRNEVDIEGAIADTYMVSDLTLEDNGSVFRCKVSNNLGEVISEEALLTVTSNTRPTPTIVSPLSTTTYQAGQVIVFEGKAIDLEDGELEAANFRWKIDFHHDEHKHPALQPTIGIMGGEYQTANVGETSANVWYRIYLTATDSEGLTKTTFTDVFPETVNITLTSEPTGLSINLDGQFVPLPHTFESVKGIERNLSAPFSQELDGKLYAFRQWENEDADRLNSFFTPQKDSTLQVEYEYVPFSDGDGLMGNYYNGNLGDLDSTAHWTNLDPFIDFDWGIGSPNELINDENFQVRWLGWVEPLFSEEYTFHVISDDGTRLFVDDFLIIDGWMSHPALETTGRITLEAGKKYPIRLEYFDSGGNASIQLFWSGLHTPKQIVRTSQLFSEFSIDIDNPEKLPFVVNWFPNPVSDVLTLSIIALEAETVEVTWYDLVGREITSKKVNILPQKTEVTWEMATFPKGVYIVEVKGNQVVESRAKIVVD; from the coding sequence ATGAGATTCTTTTACTTGATTTTCACCTTGTTGTTCTTTTTCAGCCTCCATTCTTCCCATTTACTCCAAGCAGCCGACCTACCCACAGGATTTGTAGAAGTGCAGATAGCCACAGGTTTAGACCCAACGAGCATGGCATTGGCACCTGATGGGCGTGTGTTCATTGCCGAAAAAAACGGACGTATTTTGATTGTTGAAGATGGCGAATTGTTGCCCGAACCTTTTTTGGTTTTGGACTTGGACAACAGCAATGAGCGTGGATTGAGTGGGATAGTGTTTGACCCCAATTTTGAGGAAAACAACTATCTGTACATCTATTATACCGTTCTTGGAGAAAACCACAATCGGGTAAGCCGCATTACCGCCAATGGAAATTTGGCACTTGCAGGGAGCGAAGTAGTATTGTTGGAGTTGGATGAATTGTTGGGCTCAGTGCACAATGGCGGAGCAATGGAATTTGGAGCAGATGGCACTTTATTCATTGCAACAGGGGAGGGTTCTCAACCTTCTAATTCTCAGAATACGAATACTTTGTTGGGTAAAATATTGCGAATCAATTCAGATGGTAGTATTCCGACCGACAATCCTTTTTATGCAGAGTTGGAGGGAAAATATCGAGCGATTTGGGCTTTGGGTTTTCGCAATCCTTTTAGCATGGCGATTGAACACAGCACCAATCGAATTTTTGCTTGTGATGTAGGCGGTTTTTTGTTTGAAGAAGTAAATGCGGTCGAAAAGGGCGGAAATTATGGCTGGTCTATTTTGGAGGGATTTCGCACGAATCAAGAAGTTCCTGAAAACTACCGAGACCCTTTGTATGCTTACAGTCATGGCTTGGGTTGTTCGGTCATTGGCGCAGCTTTTTACAGTCCTTCCAACAAAACTTTTCCCGAACAATACCACGATAAATTTTTCTTTGGCGATTACTGCAAAGGCTATATCAAAGTTTTGAACCCACAAACGGGTGTGGTTGAGCAGACTTTTGCAACGGGTGTTCACCGCCCTTTGAACTTCAAGGTGACACCCGAAGGGGATTTTTACTATTTGGAGCGAGCAGGATTGGGCGGTGGCTCGCAAGAAGACAACACTTCGAGTTGGAACGGAGCCTTGTGGAAAATTTCTTATACGGGCAACAATGCGCCTTTTATTTCGGTGCAACCCCGTTCGGTTTTGTTGCCTATTGGCGAAGAAGCGATTTTTTCGGTGAAGGCAGCAGGTGGGCAACCGCTTAGTTATCAATGGCAACGAAACGAAGTGGACATTGAAGGAGCGATTGCAGACACCTATATGGTATCGGATTTGACATTGGAGGACAATGGCAGTGTTTTTCGCTGCAAAGTCAGCAATAATTTAGGTGAAGTCATTAGCGAAGAAGCCCTTTTGACCGTGACCTCCAATACCCGACCGACTCCCACGATTGTTTCGCCTCTAAGCACAACGACTTACCAAGCAGGTCAGGTGATTGTCTTTGAAGGGAAAGCGATAGATTTGGAGGATGGAGAATTGGAGGCAGCCAATTTTCGCTGGAAGATTGATTTTCACCACGATGAGCATAAACACCCCGCATTGCAGCCCACAATAGGTATCATGGGCGGTGAATACCAAACGGCAAATGTGGGCGAAACGTCTGCCAATGTTTGGTACCGTATTTATCTCACAGCTACGGACAGTGAAGGACTTACGAAGACCACTTTTACCGATGTTTTTCCCGAAACGGTGAACATTACTTTGACGAGTGAACCCACAGGGCTTTCAATTAATTTGGATGGTCAGTTTGTTCCTTTGCCGCATACTTTTGAGAGTGTGAAGGGGATAGAACGCAATTTGTCTGCTCCTTTTTCGCAGGAATTGGACGGGAAATTGTATGCTTTTCGGCAATGGGAAAATGAGGATGCTGACCGCCTCAACAGTTTTTTTACACCGCAAAAAGACAGTACACTCCAAGTTGAATATGAGTACGTTCCGTTTAGTGATGGAGATGGTTTGATGGGCAATTACTACAACGGCAATTTGGGAGATTTGGATTCTACTGCTCATTGGACGAATTTAGACCCGTTTATTGATTTTGATTGGGGAATAGGTTCTCCAAATGAGCTCATCAACGATGAGAATTTTCAGGTTCGTTGGCTGGGTTGGGTAGAGCCGCTTTTTAGCGAGGAATATACTTTTCATGTGATTTCGGACGATGGGACTCGGCTGTTTGTTGATGATTTTTTAATTATTGATGGATGGATGTCACATCCTGCTCTTGAAACAACAGGTCGGATTACCTTGGAGGCGGGCAAAAAATATCCTATCCGATTGGAGTATTTTGACTCGGGGGGGAATGCTTCTATTCAGTTGTTTTGGAGTGGTTTGCATACGCCCAAACAGATAGTGCGGACGAGTCAATTGTTTAGCGAGTTTAGCATAGATATTGACAATCCCGAAAAACTACCTTTTGTGGTGAACTGGTTTCCCAATCCTGTAAGTGATGTCTTGACCTTGTCTATCATTGCTTTGGAGGCGGAAACGGTGGAGGTTACTTGGTACGATTTGGTGGGACGTGAGATAACGAGCAAAAAAGTGAACATTCTGCCCCAAAAAACGGAAGTGACTTGGGAAATGGCCACTTTCCCAAAAGGAGTGTATATTGTGGAGGTGAAGGGGAATCAGGTTGTTGAAAGTCGTGCTAAGATTGTGGTGGATTAA
- a CDS encoding D-TA family PLP-dependent enzyme: MSWYTVQNIHQIDSPALLVYPNRVRQNIESAIQTAEGIDRLRPHVKTHKMGEIIRMHVEEYGITKFKCATIAEAEMIALNGGKDVILAHQPTDTKIPRLLKLMQNFPEVKWRTLVDNEATARQLSKVWKEADLQINVLLDINNGYHRSGIKANQVAFNLYELVVELPHLEIGGLHVYDGHIHHGNFEERKDWAEQDFVGVDEFVKQLKEASFEVPLIVAGGSPTFPVHAENQAVELSPGTYVFWDAGYGEAFPDMDFEPAALVMTRIISVLDENRVCVDLGHKSIASENPLQNRVRFLNFNVEKFLVHSEEHLVLQSPDAKIAKVGDVLYGIPFHICPTVALHEEAAIVREGKVTEFWKVVARKRKISV; the protein is encoded by the coding sequence ATGAGTTGGTACACCGTCCAAAACATCCACCAAATAGATTCTCCTGCTCTACTCGTTTACCCCAATCGAGTCCGTCAAAATATCGAATCTGCCATTCAAACCGCAGAAGGAATTGACCGCCTCCGCCCACACGTCAAAACCCATAAAATGGGGGAAATCATCCGAATGCACGTAGAAGAATACGGCATCACAAAATTCAAATGTGCGACCATTGCAGAGGCGGAAATGATAGCCTTGAATGGCGGCAAAGATGTGATTTTGGCACATCAGCCGACAGACACCAAAATTCCCCGTTTATTGAAGTTGATGCAGAATTTTCCCGAAGTCAAATGGCGAACTTTGGTCGATAATGAAGCGACTGCAAGGCAATTGTCTAAAGTTTGGAAAGAGGCTGATTTGCAGATAAATGTATTGCTGGACATCAACAATGGTTATCACCGAAGTGGCATCAAAGCGAATCAAGTCGCCTTCAATTTGTACGAATTGGTGGTCGAATTGCCTCATTTAGAGATAGGTGGCTTGCACGTATATGATGGACACATTCACCATGGCAATTTTGAGGAGCGCAAGGATTGGGCGGAACAAGATTTTGTGGGTGTAGATGAATTTGTGAAACAATTGAAGGAAGCGAGTTTTGAAGTACCTTTGATTGTAGCAGGTGGAAGTCCGACTTTTCCTGTTCATGCCGAAAATCAAGCGGTGGAATTGAGTCCTGGCACTTACGTTTTTTGGGATGCAGGTTATGGTGAGGCGTTTCCCGATATGGATTTTGAGCCTGCAGCTTTGGTGATGACCCGCATTATCAGCGTATTGGATGAAAATCGGGTTTGTGTGGATTTAGGTCATAAGTCTATTGCCTCAGAAAACCCTTTGCAGAATCGGGTGCGTTTTCTCAACTTCAATGTCGAAAAGTTTTTGGTACACAGCGAAGAACATTTAGTCTTGCAGTCACCTGATGCGAAGATTGCAAAGGTGGGTGATGTGTTGTATGGCATTCCTTTTCATATATGTCCGACCGTGGCTTTGCACGAAGAAGCGGCGATTGTGAGAGAGGGTAAGGTGACTGAGTTTTGGAAGGTGGTGGCGAGGAAACGGAAGATTAGTGTTTAG
- a CDS encoding PQQ-dependent sugar dehydrogenase: MRLFLLQSGNISILFFNLLQTQTNNMRYPFLLLFIPLIFLISCSETPYTSKIPKLLIVTVSDTTKVQPSKELLQQIQDIAASENKEVLLASDLENLNEETLLSYSALVLDGFLVNNLKIQHQNAIRRYVQMGGGLMVLNSPKPNPYEWAWLAAFFEGDKLKENNDRVVLVESETEELKEKILFAIGENKRFPSKAQSLKTPDFNRFNKVVLDDSVYEPMELDVLPDGKVVFIERRGLMKMYDPKLKETKVIGNFDVCTEGNYEDGLLGLALDPKFGKENFYLYLYYSPPCDVSYQYLSRFLLLGDTILPSSEKVVMKVLVQRETCCHSGGSVEFGPDELLYLSTGDNTSSKESDGYSPLDERPGRAPFDAQKGSSNTHDLRGKILRIKVDENGDYSIPDGNLFAKDGSEGRPEIYVMGARNPFRIAIDGKTNFLYWGDVGPDAGADSPKYGPQSYDEWNQARQAGNYGWPYFVGDNKAYPDRDFAMDTVGAVQNPMRPVNLSPFNTGAKVLPPAQLPMIWYPYSKSEEFPILGEGGRSAMCGPIYYQSQYVKDYDSKVQFPDYYNGKMFIYEWARSWILAVSFDAQGDLKQIEPFWPEMPLSKPIDMVFGPDGAMYILEYGRQYFLNNPDATLSRIEFANGNRAPVPNLLVDKPNGAAPHTVQFSAVESFDYDLEDSLLTFEWFFTEEKEAQAIGEKVEFTFNEVGIYTAKLKVTDSRGVSAMAETKIQVGNEPPAIALNYSGNRSFFFPNTSAGYAVKIADREDEKNGGIDAANVFVSWSYLKDESYVEAIELGKMALPKGSIQHLEGSFLMKKSDCYTCHDLEKPSIIPAYRQIAQKYPFNEQSVNYLASKIIKGGNGVWGERLMAAHPQLSEQEAAAMARYILSLEEKSMPLKGVVDMDLKGKNPKKGAFVLTANYTDKGAGDFEAMDVCETLILKPPKLDFGDADFFHQSELCSFGENRELVMLCGVQDGAYMRFDGVDLKGVKKVNLRVNVADDCRVMLRVDAPDGEVIGSVELAPKSASSSEDWRVVSILIEGIEGKRDFYVGFEDVGKEKIGWGLVDVDWVGFDDLP; this comes from the coding sequence ATGCGCCTTTTCTTACTGCAATCGGGCAATATCAGTATATTGTTCTTCAATTTGCTTCAAACTCAAACAAACAATATGCGATATCCTTTCTTACTCTTGTTCATTCCTCTAATTTTTCTGATTTCTTGCAGTGAAACCCCTTACACTTCAAAAATACCCAAACTACTCATTGTCACCGTATCGGACACTACCAAAGTACAACCTTCAAAGGAATTGTTGCAGCAAATCCAAGATATTGCAGCAAGCGAAAACAAGGAAGTATTGTTGGCCAGTGATTTAGAGAATTTGAATGAAGAAACCTTGCTTTCGTATAGTGCTTTGGTGCTGGATGGTTTTTTGGTCAATAATTTGAAGATACAACACCAAAATGCCATCAGGCGGTACGTGCAAATGGGAGGCGGTTTGATGGTGTTGAATAGTCCAAAACCAAATCCTTATGAATGGGCTTGGTTGGCAGCTTTTTTTGAAGGAGATAAATTGAAGGAAAATAACGATAGGGTTGTTTTGGTGGAAAGTGAAACGGAAGAATTGAAGGAAAAAATCCTTTTTGCCATAGGTGAAAACAAGCGTTTCCCTTCAAAAGCTCAAAGCCTCAAAACACCTGACTTTAACCGCTTCAACAAGGTGGTTTTGGATGATAGTGTGTATGAACCGATGGAGTTGGACGTATTGCCTGATGGGAAGGTGGTGTTTATTGAGCGGAGGGGTTTGATGAAAATGTACGACCCCAAATTGAAGGAAACGAAGGTGATTGGGAATTTTGATGTGTGTACGGAAGGAAATTACGAAGATGGTCTGCTGGGTTTGGCTTTAGACCCAAAATTTGGCAAGGAAAATTTTTACCTCTACCTCTACTATTCGCCTCCTTGTGATGTGTCGTATCAATATCTTTCCCGTTTTTTGTTGTTGGGCGACACGATTTTGCCGAGTTCAGAAAAAGTGGTGATGAAAGTGTTGGTGCAGCGAGAAACTTGTTGTCATTCAGGTGGTTCGGTGGAGTTTGGGCCCGATGAGTTGTTGTATCTTTCGACGGGCGACAATACGAGTTCTAAAGAATCGGATGGCTATTCTCCTTTGGATGAACGTCCTGGCAGAGCGCCTTTTGATGCCCAAAAAGGTTCGTCAAACACCCACGATTTGAGGGGGAAAATCTTGCGAATCAAGGTGGATGAAAATGGGGATTATTCGATTCCTGACGGCAATTTGTTTGCGAAAGATGGTAGTGAGGGGCGGCCCGAAATCTATGTGATGGGCGCACGAAACCCCTTCCGAATTGCGATTGATGGGAAAACAAACTTTTTGTATTGGGGCGATGTGGGACCTGATGCAGGCGCAGATTCACCCAAATATGGGCCGCAAAGTTACGATGAATGGAATCAGGCTCGACAAGCGGGCAATTATGGTTGGCCTTATTTTGTGGGCGACAATAAAGCCTATCCCGACCGAGATTTTGCGATGGATACGGTTGGGGCGGTGCAAAACCCGATGCGTCCTGTCAATCTTTCGCCCTTCAATACGGGTGCGAAGGTATTGCCGCCTGCTCAACTGCCGATGATTTGGTATCCATACAGCAAATCGGAGGAGTTTCCGATTTTGGGAGAAGGGGGAAGGAGTGCGATGTGTGGGCCGATTTACTACCAAAGTCAGTATGTGAAGGACTACGACTCTAAGGTGCAATTCCCTGATTACTACAATGGTAAAATGTTTATCTATGAATGGGCGAGGTCTTGGATTTTGGCGGTGAGTTTTGATGCACAGGGTGATTTGAAGCAAATAGAACCTTTTTGGCCCGAAATGCCTTTGTCGAAACCGATTGACATGGTGTTTGGTCCTGATGGTGCGATGTATATTTTGGAGTATGGTCGGCAGTATTTTTTGAACAATCCCGATGCTACTTTGTCCCGAATTGAGTTTGCGAATGGCAATCGTGCGCCTGTTCCGAATCTATTGGTGGACAAACCAAATGGTGCTGCCCCTCACACGGTTCAGTTTTCGGCTGTCGAAAGTTTTGACTACGATTTGGAGGATTCTTTGCTAACTTTTGAGTGGTTTTTTACGGAGGAAAAGGAGGCGCAAGCGATTGGTGAAAAGGTGGAATTTACCTTCAATGAAGTGGGCATTTATACGGCAAAATTGAAGGTGACAGACTCGCGTGGAGTTTCTGCAATGGCTGAAACGAAGATACAAGTCGGCAATGAACCACCTGCAATTGCGCTAAATTATTCGGGCAACCGTTCTTTTTTCTTTCCGAATACAAGTGCGGGGTATGCGGTCAAAATTGCAGACCGTGAGGATGAAAAAAATGGAGGCATTGACGCTGCAAATGTTTTTGTGTCTTGGTCTTATTTGAAGGATGAAAGTTATGTGGAGGCGATTGAGTTGGGTAAAATGGCTTTGCCGAAAGGTTCGATTCAGCATCTGGAGGGTAGTTTTTTGATGAAAAAAAGCGACTGCTATACTTGTCACGATTTGGAGAAACCGAGTATCATTCCTGCTTACCGCCAAATCGCCCAAAAATATCCCTTCAATGAACAGTCGGTTAATTATTTGGCTTCCAAAATCATCAAGGGTGGCAATGGTGTTTGGGGTGAACGTTTGATGGCAGCGCATCCGCAATTGAGTGAACAGGAAGCGGCTGCAATGGCTCGCTATATTTTGTCTTTGGAGGAGAAAAGTATGCCTTTGAAAGGAGTGGTTGATATGGATTTGAAGGGAAAAAACCCAAAAAAAGGAGCTTTTGTTTTAACTGCAAATTATACGGACAAAGGGGCGGGTGATTTTGAAGCGATGGACGTGTGTGAAACCTTGATTTTGAAGCCACCTAAGTTGGATTTTGGGGATGCGGACTTTTTTCATCAATCGGAGTTGTGTTCTTTTGGGGAGAATCGGGAGTTGGTGATGCTGTGTGGGGTGCAGGATGGGGCTTACATGCGTTTTGATGGGGTGGATTTGAAGGGAGTGAAGAAGGTGAATCTTAGGGTAAATGTGGCGGATGATTGTCGGGTGATGCTTAGGGTTGATGCGCCTGATGGTGAGGTGATTGGGAGTGTGGAGCTTGCGCCTAAGTCTGCTTCAAGTTCGGAGGATTGGCGAGTGGTTTCGATTTTGATTGAAGGGATTGAAGGGAAACGAGATTTTTATGTGGGTTTTGAGGATGTTGGGAAAGAGAAGATTGGATGGGGATTGGTGGATGTGGATTGGGTGGGGTTTGACGACCTCCCCTAA
- a CDS encoding endonuclease domain-containing protein, which produces MENNNFGWKTANPTFYQISRQYQLTLRKNQTPAEKVLWELVRNKQLGGFKFRRQHIIGVFIVDFVCIGAKLVIEVDGRIHDFQKEYDEARTKFLNVEGFEVIRFKNEEVLYDIEKVKLKIVELLEPLLIPSKEGEIDSNTV; this is translated from the coding sequence ATGGAAAACAATAACTTTGGCTGGAAAACAGCAAATCCTACATTTTACCAGATTTCTCGACAGTACCAATTGACATTACGAAAGAACCAAACACCAGCTGAAAAGGTGCTTTGGGAGCTTGTTAGGAATAAGCAGTTAGGAGGATTTAAGTTTAGGCGACAGCATATTATTGGGGTTTTTATTGTGGATTTTGTGTGTATTGGGGCGAAATTGGTGATAGAAGTGGATGGACGGATTCACGATTTTCAGAAGGAATATGATGAGGCGAGAACAAAGTTTTTGAATGTAGAAGGATTTGAGGTGATTCGATTCAAGAATGAGGAGGTACTATATGATATTGAGAAGGTGAAGTTGAAGATTGTAGAATTATTGGAACCTCTCTTAATCCCTTCAAAGGAAGGTGAGATAGATTCGAATACAGTTTAG
- a CDS encoding N-6 DNA methylase, with the protein MQENPKNKLGQYFTPTIVADFMISLANINPDAAILEPACGEGVFLDLLQQKGFRNLTAYEIDPQLATAYSCVRYESFVAATSEEKYDLVIGNPPYIRWKNLEARLKEELTENPLWNQYFNSLCDYLYIFILKSIECLKENGQLIFICPEYWMNTTHSLSLRNYMVEKGYFEKIFHFNETPIFDNATISVVIFKYVKSQKAAKPNIEVAKYYQKKALNLEVLKEMNQSKSGHPDIQKFSIPPFEVHQRWLLISEKERGEVEEFEKACVDLTGKDEGLKENYDTIGDVCEIGNGMVSGLDKAFQLEGQLLDEMEVQHSIQVVKAKHLRPFHYQQTTPYLFVNGVKSEEELKTHFPNFYEKLQPFKTQLQKRYQYNRLIPYWNWVFLRNYKLFASDKPRIFVPCKERISNKDYFRFAYVGSGIFPTQDVTALFLKETTKESIYYVLAFLNHPKVFHWLRNKGIVKGSIVEFSEKPLSSIPFRKINWANPTEVKWHGEISRLTLQYLQNELKGEAERVNVLLDKLLK; encoded by the coding sequence ATGCAAGAAAACCCCAAAAACAAACTCGGTCAATATTTCACCCCCACCATCGTAGCCGATTTTATGATTTCGTTGGCAAATATCAACCCCGATGCTGCAATATTGGAACCTGCCTGTGGAGAAGGAGTTTTTTTGGATTTATTGCAGCAAAAAGGCTTTCGGAATTTGACCGCCTATGAAATTGACCCTCAATTGGCAACCGCCTATTCTTGTGTGAGATATGAAAGTTTTGTAGCTGCTACTAGTGAAGAAAAGTACGATTTGGTGATTGGGAATCCACCTTATATCCGTTGGAAAAATTTAGAAGCCAGATTGAAGGAAGAACTGACAGAAAATCCGCTTTGGAATCAGTATTTCAACAGTTTGTGTGATTACCTCTACATTTTCATTCTCAAATCCATTGAGTGCCTCAAGGAAAACGGTCAGCTGATTTTTATTTGTCCCGAATATTGGATGAATACAACTCATTCGCTCAGTTTGCGGAATTATATGGTGGAGAAGGGGTATTTTGAAAAGATTTTTCACTTCAATGAAACACCGATTTTTGACAACGCAACCATTTCGGTGGTGATTTTTAAGTATGTCAAATCACAGAAAGCTGCAAAGCCTAATATTGAAGTCGCTAAATACTATCAAAAAAAAGCCTTGAATTTGGAGGTGTTGAAGGAAATGAACCAGTCAAAATCGGGTCATCCAGATATCCAAAAATTTTCTATTCCGCCTTTTGAAGTCCATCAACGATGGTTGTTAATTTCGGAGAAGGAGAGGGGAGAGGTTGAGGAATTTGAGAAGGCTTGTGTAGATTTGACAGGTAAAGATGAAGGTTTGAAGGAAAATTACGACACCATAGGCGATGTTTGTGAGATTGGGAATGGAATGGTGAGCGGTTTAGACAAGGCTTTTCAGTTGGAGGGGCAGTTGTTGGATGAAATGGAGGTGCAGCATAGTATTCAAGTGGTGAAGGCAAAACATTTACGCCCTTTTCATTACCAACAAACGACTCCTTACCTATTTGTGAATGGCGTGAAAAGTGAGGAGGAATTGAAGACTCATTTTCCCAATTTTTATGAGAAATTGCAGCCTTTCAAAACACAACTGCAAAAACGCTATCAATACAACCGTTTGATTCCCTATTGGAATTGGGTTTTTTTGCGGAATTACAAGCTCTTTGCTTCGGATAAACCCCGAATTTTCGTTCCCTGCAAAGAGAGAATATCTAACAAGGATTATTTTCGATTTGCCTATGTGGGAAGTGGAATTTTTCCGACGCAAGATGTGACGGCTTTGTTTTTGAAGGAGACCACAAAAGAAAGCATCTATTATGTATTGGCTTTTTTGAACCACCCAAAAGTATTTCATTGGCTGAGAAACAAGGGGATTGTGAAAGGGAGCATTGTGGAGTTTTCGGAGAAACCGCTTTCGAGTATTCCTTTTCGGAAAATCAATTGGGCGAATCCAACGGAAGTGAAATGGCATGGTGAAATAAGCAGACTGACCCTGCAATATCTTCAAAATGAGCTGAAAGGAGAGGCTGAGAGAGTGAATGTTTTGTTGGATAAGTTATTGAAGTGA
- the lgt gene encoding prolipoprotein diacylglyceryl transferase, with translation MDLLAYITWNVNPDIFHIGPRPIRWYGLLFAMGFLLGYFLVRKMFLREDAPEEWLDSCLIYTMIGTIVGARLGNVFFYDWAYYSANPVEILKIWNGGLASHGAAIAIPLSLWIYSKRITKKSVLWILDKVVIAVALAGCFIRLGNLMNSEIYGIQTDVPWAFIFARVDAIPRHPVQIYESLCYLFSFGILMFVYWKTDFYKKQGFIFGLFLVLIFGFRFVMEYFKNAQGGFENALGLFSTGQWLSIPFVLLGVGLMVWSNGRKVGELES, from the coding sequence ATGGATTTATTAGCATACATTACTTGGAATGTCAATCCCGACATTTTTCACATCGGTCCCCGCCCTATCAGATGGTATGGTTTGCTGTTTGCAATGGGCTTTTTGTTGGGTTATTTTTTGGTGCGAAAAATGTTTTTGCGGGAAGATGCTCCAGAAGAATGGTTGGATTCTTGTTTGATTTACACCATGATAGGTACAATTGTTGGTGCAAGGTTGGGCAATGTGTTTTTCTACGATTGGGCCTACTACTCTGCAAATCCTGTCGAAATCCTCAAAATCTGGAATGGGGGTTTGGCGAGTCATGGGGCTGCCATAGCGATTCCGCTTTCTCTTTGGATTTACTCCAAACGGATTACTAAAAAATCGGTATTGTGGATATTGGATAAAGTGGTCATTGCAGTAGCTTTGGCAGGTTGTTTTATTCGATTGGGAAACCTGATGAACTCCGAAATATATGGTATTCAAACCGATGTGCCGTGGGCTTTCATTTTCGCAAGAGTGGATGCAATCCCCCGACATCCTGTTCAAATCTATGAATCGCTGTGTTATTTGTTCAGTTTCGGCATCTTGATGTTTGTGTATTGGAAAACCGATTTTTACAAAAAACAAGGCTTTATTTTTGGACTGTTTTTGGTCTTGATTTTTGGTTTCCGCTTTGTGATGGAGTACTTCAAAAATGCACAAGGAGGTTTTGAAAATGCTTTGGGACTATTCAGCACAGGGCAATGGCTGAGTATTCCGTTTGTGCTGTTGGGCGTGGGATTGATGGTTTGGAGTAATGGGAGAAAGGTAGGAGAATTGGAGAGTTAG